Genomic segment of Rhodocaloribacter litoris:
ACGACGCGGACGGGCTGACGCTCGGGGCCGGGCTGCGGTACGCGCTGGGGGCCGCCGGCGTGGCGATCGACTACAGCTACGGCTCGATGGGGGATTACCTGAGCGGGGTTCAACGTTTCAGTTTGATGATCGTGATTCCATGAACCGAGACCGGCATTACTGGATTCTGACGGCGGTTGCCTGTCTGGCGTGCCTGGCCTGGCCGGCCGCGACGGTGCGGGCGCAGGGATACGGAGGGCCGCTGACGGTGCAGGGATTGCACCAGCAGCACAACCCGTCCGCCGCCTCCCGCGCGTTCGGCGGGGTGACGATCGGGGCCGGAGGCGATCTGGGCCTGATGTTCGCCCACCCGGCGGCGCTGCACGGAGTGCAGGGGTTGCAGGTTTCGGTGGCCGGTTACCACCGCACCCGGGATCTGCGCCAGGAGCAGCACTATGCTCCCGTGCGCTACTATCCCAACCTGAGCCTGCTGCTCGAAAACCGGACGGATGCGATCCCCGACCCGGATCCGGAGCTGGTCGGTTTCACGCCGGCGGACTCCGTGCAGCGGCCTTACGACGACCTCTCCCCGAACTGGTCCCGGGATCGGACGGACAGCCGCCCGCTGCATGTGCTGCTGGCCGTTCCCTTCTCGCTGGGCGGTCTGCGGCTGGCCGCGGGGCTCGGTACGATCCAGTATGCGAACCTGGATCACTACTACCAGAACAACAACGTCCTCGACCCGGCCGTGCTCGCACAGCGGCCCCTGCCCACCCTGCGCCCCACGGACGACAACCCGGTGACGGTCGACTGGTACCAGGCGATCCGATCCCGCCAGGGGACGATCGACGGCTACGGCGGGGCGCTGGCCGCGCACCTGCCACGCCTCAACCTCTCACTCGGCGCCGGCGCGCTGCGCCTGCGCGGCGAGAGCGACGACTTCGAGCAGCGCCGTGAACGGGGGCGGCTCACGTTCCTGGCCAACGAGTTCCGGGCCGATTCGAGCGGGGGGCAGGTCACCCGCATGGGGACGTCCCGCTTCTCGGCCACCGAGTGGAGCTTCAGCGCGGAGCTCTCCGGCCGGTATGCCAGCCTGGGGATTACCCTGCATCCCCCCACGGCCTTCACACGGGAGTACACGCAGGCCGTCGAGGCCGACACCGCCGGGAGCTTCCACACCTGGACCGTCGACGGGGAGGATCGCTTCCGGTTGCCCTGGCGGGGCACGGTGGGCGTGTCGCTCCGGCCGCGCGAGCAGTTGCGCGTCGGCTTCGAGTACGTGTTCCGCCCGTACGCCCGGGCGACGTACACCCCGGCGGCGGGCGAGGCGACGACGCCCTGGCTCTCGGCCCGCCTGTTCCGTTTCGGTATCGCGTATGAGCCGGCGGACTGGCTGGTCTTCCGCGGGGGGATGCGGAGCGAGGCCGACGTGTTCGAACCCGAAGGCAGCGCGCTCGTCGGGGAGCCCGTCACCTACCGGGTTTTCTCCGTCGGCTTCGGGCTCTCCTTCCGGGGCATCCGGTGGGACGTCACGTACGAAGGCGGCCGCATGAAGTACGAAGACATCTGGGGCAGTGCCCTCAGCAAGAACACCGACGTGCGGCACGTCCTGGCGACGAACCTCTCGTTCACGCTTCCGGTCTCTCGATAGCCGGCCTGTGCGGCCCGTCGCCGGACCTCACCCATACGCACACCACAAACGATAACGCAGGAGGTGCAACATGAGAAAGACGGTTACGACGCGGTCGGTAGGGGCCGCACTACTCGGCATGTTCATGGGGGTCCTGCTCGCGGCGCCGGTCCGGGCCCAGTCGGAGGGGGACTATCGCACGCGGGACAGCGGCAACTGGAGCAACGCGCAGATCTGGGAGCGCTTCAACGGGTCCGCCTGGGTGGCCGTTGCGACGCCGCCCTCCGGGAGCGAGGTGATCACCGTGCGGGAGGCGGACTCGGTCTACGTGGACGTCGAGACCACGCTCACCGGGCATCTCGTCAACCAGGGCATCGTGGACACGGACAGCCTGCTGACCATCGGCGACGGCGGGGTCTACGAGCACGCCCGTGACGAAGGCAAGATCCCCCGGGTGATCTGGGCCGAAGGCTCCACGTTGCTCATGACCGGGGTCGTTGCCACGGCACCGGCGGACCGGAACCAGAACTACTACCACGTCACCTTCAACACGCCGGGCCTGCTCTCCAACCTCAACATGGCCCTCGACGAAGCCACCATCGGGGGAGACATTCGCGTGCTCGACACCGGCCTGGCCCGGTGGTACCTGACCACCGCCTCCCCCAACGACACCTCCACCGTGACGATCATGGGCAACGTCTACGTGGAGAACGGGGCCTTCTCGGTGCATGGGACCAGCAATGCCGGGACCACCTTCATCGTGCATCACTACGGCAACATCGAGGTGACGGGCGGCAACTTCTCCATCAGCCGCGGCTCGCAGGGCCTCGGCACGACGACCTGGTACCTCTACGAGGGCGATTTCTTCATGGCGAACGCCACGACGCAGAGCTCCACGATCACCCCGGGCGGGGCGAAGTTCGTCTTTGCCCGGCAGGGTCGCCAGACACTCACACTCGAGAACGTGGAGTTCTCGGCCCTGCCCATCGAGGTCAGCAGCGGCACGACCCTGGACATGGGCCTGAGCAAGCTGGGCGGAAGCGGCGACTTCACCCTGAAGGAAGGCGCCGGGCTCGCCACGGCCCTGCCGGGCGGCGTCGCCGAGATCTTCACGGACGTCGCCGGGGTGGTCACGCTCGAGGATAACGCCAGTTTCGAGTTCAACGGCACGGAGGCGCAGGTGACCAGCACGGCGATGCCGGCGGTCGTGCAGGACCTGGTGATCGACAACGCGGCGGGGGTGACGCTCTCGCAGGAGACGACGATCAACGGGGTGCTGGTGCTGCGAGCCGGTGTCTTCGACAACACGATTCCCTTCACACTCGGGAGCGGGGCCTCGATTTCGTTCGAGGGGGGCAGCCTGCTGATCCCGGTCGCCAGCGAGGTGGAAGGAGAGCTGCCCCGGGTGTTCTTCGTGGACCAGAATTACCCCAACCCCTTCAGCACCTCGACGGTGATTCGCTACGGCCTGCCCGTGGCCTCGGAGGTGACGGTGCGGGTGTACGACCTGCTGGGCCGGGAGGTGCGGACGGTGCATGAAGGCAGCAAGCCGGCCGGCGTGCACGAGGTGGTTCTGGAGGCCCGTGAACTCGGCGCCGGCCTGTATCTCTACCGGGTCGAGTCGGCTGGCCGTTCCGTTTCGCGGCAGATGGTCGTGATCCGTTGAAAAACCACCGCCTACGCAAGAACCGGATGGATACACACAGGGAGGACGTCATGAGAATCGTATTGACTATCGCTACTGCTCTATGGCTGCTGAGTCCCGGTCTGGCCAACCGGGCCCAGGCCCAGCAAGCCGGGGACTATCGCGCCGTGGCAAACGGCACCTGGAGCGCCGCCGCCACCTGGGAAACCTTCGACGGGACGAACTGGGTGGCCGCCGCCACGGCGCCAACCGGCTCGGAGACGATCACCATCGCCGGGGACGACACCGTCCGCGTCGACGCGGCCGTGACCGTGACCGGCTACGTCCGGGTGGCCGAGGAGGGCGTGCTGCTCGTCGACGGGGGCTCGTTGCAGTTCGCCGACGGAAGCACCTACGAACACGCCCGCGACGGCGGGGATCTGCCGTCGGCCGAATGGGCGGCCGGCTCCACCTACCTGCTGACGGGCACCGAGCAGGACGCACCGGGGAACCGCAACCAGAACTTCCACCACCTCACCATCAACACGCCCGCGCTGGGGCGCAACCGGGACCTCGGCCTCAACGGTGTCACCATCGGCGGGGACATCC
This window contains:
- a CDS encoding T9SS type A sorting domain-containing protein, encoding MRKTVTTRSVGAALLGMFMGVLLAAPVRAQSEGDYRTRDSGNWSNAQIWERFNGSAWVAVATPPSGSEVITVREADSVYVDVETTLTGHLVNQGIVDTDSLLTIGDGGVYEHARDEGKIPRVIWAEGSTLLMTGVVATAPADRNQNYYHVTFNTPGLLSNLNMALDEATIGGDIRVLDTGLARWYLTTASPNDTSTVTIMGNVYVENGAFSVHGTSNAGTTFIVHHYGNIEVTGGNFSISRGSQGLGTTTWYLYEGDFFMANATTQSSTITPGGAKFVFARQGRQTLTLENVEFSALPIEVSSGTTLDMGLSKLGGSGDFTLKEGAGLATALPGGVAEIFTDVAGVVTLEDNASFEFNGTEAQVTSTAMPAVVQDLVIDNAAGVTLSQETTINGVLVLRAGVFDNTIPFTLGSGASISFEGGSLLIPVASEVEGELPRVFFVDQNYPNPFSTSTVIRYGLPVASEVTVRVYDLLGREVRTVHEGSKPAGVHEVVLEARELGAGLYLYRVESAGRSVSRQMVVIR